From Strix uralensis isolate ZFMK-TIS-50842 chromosome 1, bStrUra1, whole genome shotgun sequence, a single genomic window includes:
- the LOC141948171 gene encoding ras-related protein Rab-10-like isoform X6: MKTATTKSMACIDFKVKPVTFNGTRVKLQIWDTAGQERFHTLSTSYFRGAQGFILVYDITNLDSFQSITTWMKDIHEKAGDEVDVILLGNKCDKESERVVPKQKGEKLAWEHGIPFFETSAKDNVNIEDAFSVLTNEILEKVSVEYAHCEDASCGWNEWTFCVQQSNVLSKVYSCLFGSFTLVLLKLLGPKDLS, translated from the exons gCATTGATTTTAAAGTGAAGCCAGTAACATTTAACGGTACAAGAGTTAAACTTCAAATATG GGATACTGCTGGCCAGGAACGATTCCATACACTCAGTACTAGCTATTTTCGTGGTGCACAAGGCTTTATTCTTGTATATGACATCACAAATCTGGACAGTTTTCAAAGTATAACAACCTGGATGAAAGACATACATGAG AAAGCAGGTGACGAAGTGGACGTAATACTGTTGGGCAACAAGTGTGATAAGGAGTCAGAACGTGTAGTtccaaagcagaaaggagaaaag cttgCTTGGGAACATGGAATACCCTTTTTTGAAACCAGTGCTAAAGATAATGTAAACATTGAGGATGCATTCTCAGTCTTGACTAACGAAATACTGGAAAAG GTTTCTGTAGAATATGCACACTGTGAAGATGCTTCATGCGGATGGAATGAGTGGACCTTTTGTGTTCAGCAATCAAATGTTTTATCCAAAGTTTATAGCTGTTTGTTTGGATCATTTACACTAGTGCTTTTGAAGTTATTAGGACCTAAAGATTTGAGTTAA